In Acidobacteriota bacterium, one genomic interval encodes:
- a CDS encoding transposase: AYAERFVRSIKDECLNRMIFFGERSLRKATREYAAHYHREQNHQGIENRLIEPDDRAESASSATECAQRLGGMLRFYHRVAA; encoded by the coding sequence ACGCCTATGCCGAGCGATTTGTCAGGTCGATCAAGGATGAGTGTCTCAATCGAATGATCTTCTTCGGCGAACGGTCGCTTCGGAAAGCAACTCGCGAGTACGCCGCTCACTATCACCGGGAGCAGAATCATCAAGGGATCGAAAATCGCCTCATCGAGCCGGATGACCGTGCCGAATCGGCATCGAGTGCCACCGAATGCGCCCAGCGGCTCGGCGGGATGCTTCGTTTCTACCATCGGGTCGCAGCG